The segment CTCGGCATTCCCGTGGGGCGTGTGCTGTGCAGCCGCTTCTATCGCGCCCAGGAGGCCGCCATCCTTCTCGGGCTCGGCAAACCGGAGTCTCTGCTGGATGTCACGGAGGGAGGTCTGGTCGTCTCGCCCAATGAAAACAAACGCCGCGCCGGGGCGCTGCGCCAGCTTCTGGGCACTGCGCCCACCGATGGCAAAAATCTCATCATTGTCAGCCATCGTCCCAGCTTGGTGGATGCGGCAGGTGCTGAATTTGCCGATTTGCGTGAAGGCGAGGCTGTGGTTTTCCAGCCCGCAGCCGGAGGAGGCTTTCAGTGCATCGGCCGTGTTTTTCCGCCGGCAAAATGGGCAGCCGCCGTCGCACCGCGCTGAGCCTCCAGGGGCGGGATCTTGGCCGGTGTCTTTAAATCCTTCTTGACGTGTAGGAATAAAAGCGGCATTAAATTCCTATTGATTGGATATGAAAACAAATCTCACCG is part of the Prosthecobacter vanneervenii genome and harbors:
- a CDS encoding histidine phosphatase family protein, translated to MHKLLLHLLACLSLASAQAPDTLTALVAQLRAGGHVIFIRHPQTNPDQADTDPLHLDNVFAQRHLTHEGRQQARDLGAAFQRLGIPVGRVLCSRFYRAQEAAILLGLGKPESLLDVTEGGLVVSPNENKRRAGALRQLLGTAPTDGKNLIIVSHRPSLVDAAGAEFADLREGEAVVFQPAAGGGFQCIGRVFPPAKWAAAVAPR